From the genome of Bradyrhizobium sp. ORS 278:
ACCACGACGGAGCCGTTGTCCTCGTGAGTGCCGAAATCCATCCGCCGCATCAGGCGGCTGATGATGCGGGCGCCGTCATATTGTGCGCGCGGATTGACCGGGTCGAAGGCGAAGCGGGCGACCGCGAGGCTGCCGCCGCTCTTCTGAGTCTGGCTGACGGCGGTGGCGAAATCGCGCGCAAAGGCGCTCCTGGTGAGAAGCCCCGTCAAGGGATCGAGCATGCCGCCGGCTTCGATCGCGCGCAGCGTGCGATTGAGCCGGGTCTCGAAGGCGTGCTGGCGGATCAGCGGCAGCGCATGCGCCGCGATGCGCTGCGGATCGCCGGCGATGATCTCGAGATTGGCGAGCTCCTGGAACGGCGCCGGCTGGTTCGCGGTGACGACGACGCCGAGATTGCGGAAGCGGGTGTCCTCGGCGAGCACGGCGAGGAACGCATCGACCACCCGCGGCGAAAAACCTTCGCCGAGCACGATGCCGTCGATGTCGCGGCTCGACAGATGTTTTGCCGCCGCCTCGATTCTGAGCGCGCCGACCACGGCCATGCGCTCGCCGAGCGCAACGGAGAGTCCGGGCATCGAGGCACCGCGGCCGAGCAGCAGGACGGTGGCGTCGTTCAGTGGATCGGTGTCGGGCAGCACGGCGTCCGGCGTCTTCTTCTCATCGAGACGGCGCAGAACGGTCGTATGCAGCGTGCGGACGCGCAGCGCGGCGCGCAGCCGCGCCAGCAGCCGCTCATGATTGTCGCTGCCGTGCAGGGGAATGGCGTTGTCGGGCAGAGCGGCGTCGCCAGGCGCGATCGCGATCATCGGGATGTAGGGCTTGCGTGCGCCGACATGACGCGACAGCGCGGCGATATCGGAGGCGTCGGCGCCGTCCATCACGGCGAGCACGGCGGCCGGTTGAACCCGGGATATCGCACTGGCCGCATCGGCCCAGCGCGCTTCCGTGGTCGGGAGAATTTGCGCTGCCGCGAGGGCCGCTGTCAGCGAAGGCCGCGTGGACGGAGAGACGATGAGAAGCGGGCCTTGTTGGGACATCCAGGGAACTCAGGATACGCTGACGATACTGTCGCGATCCTAGGTCGCTCCCGTTAACGCGCCGTCAACACTGTTCCGAACACGCACGCACCGCATTCGCCCGGACGGCAGCTTCAGCCGCCTGAGCCGGCGCGGTCGCGGAAGGCCTCGACCATCAGCGGATTGAGTCCGAGCTCGGCCAACGCCTCGCGCGCGCGGGCATTGTCCATTGCGCGGCCCGCAAGCCGATGGCCGCTCAGACGGTCGGGCAGGGCCGTCAGCAGCGCGCCCTGGCCGAGGCGCCGCGACCATTCGTGCAGGTCTTGTGCAAGGAAGCGGTAGCCGCCCACGGCCATCACGCCGGCCGGCGGCGCGGTGATCGAGATCGTGTCGTGGACGCGGTCGAGCCGCACGGCGTATTCGGTGTCGACGAAATCACGCGGCGGCGCCGGCATCAGCGAGTCGCTCGGAGGCGGCGGCGGCGCATAGGCGGCCACCACGACCATCGGTCCACGCAGGCCGAGCGTCCCCTTGGGCGTCACCAGGATCTCGCCGGCGATCGACGATCCCGGCTGCTCGCGCGGGGCACCCTGGCGACCCGGCTTGACCGGACCGGGACTGCCGTCAGCCGAGGTCCGGCGGATGGCGAACAGTCCGGCCTCGCCGAACAGATAGACGTCGGTCAGCTCGATCGCGTGGGTCTTCCAGGCCGGGCTCGAGGCGACCTGCTCGGGCGCGCGCCACATGCCGAGCACATAGCGCAGGCTGGGCAGGCGGGCCGCGAGCTCGCCTTCGTCGAGACGGAACGCGAGCTGCGCCGGCACGATCAGGGTATCGCAGCCGAGCTGCGCGAGCTGCTGCTCCAGGGCGTCGGCATCGAACGGATGATGCAGCGCGAGGCTGCCGCCCGACAGCAGCCAGGTGACGACGGAGGCGGCGAGCCCGGCGAAGGACGACGGCAGGAACGCCGACATCATATTCACGCCCTGCGGCAGATCGCTTTCGAGCGAGACCGCGAGCCCGCCGGCGATCAGGCTGAGATGCGTCCGTGGCACCGCGCGAAAACCATCGGCCGTGACGTCGAACGACACGATCGCTGCCTTGCGACCGTCCGGCATGATCCCGCGCGTCGAGCGGGAGGGCTTTGCGATCGACTGGTCGAGCGAATACATGCCCTCGGGCAGATCGCTGCCGAAACCGCAGACGTGCCGGATCGAGAACGCCTCCGCGGCGGCGTTCATCGCGAGATCCGCGTGGATGACGCCGTCGATCTTGGACATGGTCACGATCGCGCGCGCGCTGGTGCGGTTGAGCGCCGCGACCAGCTCGGACTGACGCCACAGCAACGGGAACACAGCGACGACGAGGCCGGCGCGGTGCGCGGCGAGCACCGTCAGCACAAACTCGATCGTGTTGGGCAGTTGCACGGCGATCACCGAATGCGCGGGCAGTCCGGCGTCAATGAAATGCGCTGCCAGCGCCGAGATCACGCGATCGGCTTCGGAGTAGGTGAGCCGCATCGGGGGACGCCCGGTGACGCGCTGCTTGTTGCTCGGATCGACGAGGGCGACGGCATCCGGCTTGCGCGCCAGGATGCGTTGAAACAACGCGTCGAGCGTCGGCGACGTATTGGCCTGATTCACCTTCTGCCCCGTACTTTCACGGATCCGGCCGACCAACTGCCCCGGTTGGTCATTTCGATGCCGGCTCCGGCCGCTGCCACCAGCTCTCCGGGAGCGCTCCCGTCAAAGCTGTTCTCTTGGGCCGTTCTATACGATTCCACCGAGCGATCCATTCCTCGGCGGCATTGAGCACTGGAATAGCGTAGAACCCCGCCATCAGGGTACGGTCCAATGCGCGAACGGTCGAGATAAATTCCGGCCTGTCGCGGGCCCGCAACAGCGCGGCGATCATGGCATCGATCGCCGGATCCTTGGCGCCCATGTAGTTCCGCGTTCCGGTCCGGTCTGCCGCCTCGCTGCCCCAGTAGAACGCCTGCTCGTTGCCCGGCGACAGCGACTGGTCCCAGCGGTTCTGGATCATGTCGAACTCGAAGGAGAGCCGGCGCTGGTCGAACTGCACGGGATCGACCACACGGATCGATGCGGTGATACCGGCCCGCTTGAGGCTGCCGGCATAGGCGAGGGCGATGCGCTCCTGGTCGCGCGTCGTCACGAGAATCTCGAATGCCAAGGGCGCCTGCGTCGCCCGGTGCCGCAACACGGTGCCTTCGAGGCCGTAACCGGCGTCGGCAAGCAGATCGAGGGCGGCCTTGAGCGTGGCACGATCGCGCCCCGAGCCATCCGTGACGGGGAGGCGATAGCTGCCGTCCATGATGTCGGTCGGAATCTGCGCTGCGAATGGCTTCAGCAGCTCGCGCTCGGTGGCGTCGGCCGCGCGGCCATAGGCCGACAGCTCGGAGCCCGCGAAATAGCCGCCGCTGCGGCGGTACAGCCCGAAGAAGTAGTTGCGGTTGATCCATTCGAAGTCGAACAACAAGGTCAACGCACGGCGCACCCTGATGTCGGCGAATACCGGACGGCGGGTGTTGAACACCAGGAACTGCGACGGCTGCGGCATCCCCGAGGTGGAGCTGTCGCGGATGACCTCGCCATTGCGCGCAGCCGGGAAGTCGTAGCCGTCGTGCCAGCGCAGCGGCTCGGTCTCGACGCGGAAATCGTACAGGCCGCGCTTGAACGCCTCGAACTGGCCGTTGGATTCGCGGTAATAATCGAGCCGCACCTCGTCGAAGTTCCACAGCCCGCGGTTGACCGGGAGATCGCGGCCCCAATAGTCGGGATTGCGGGTCAAGGTGACGCTGGAGCCCGGCTGCACCGCGCTGACGCGATATGGGCCGGAACCGAGCGGCGCGGTCATCGTCGTATTCTCGAAGCTCGCAACGTCAGTGGCGTGCTTCGGCAGGATCGGCATCAGCCCGAGAATCAGCGGCAGCTCGCGATCCCCGGTGCCGCCGAAGTCGAACCGGATCGTCAGGGGATCGAGCACATCGGCCTTCGCGACCTTGCCGTAGAATTGCCGGTGGTTGGGACGGCCATGATCGCGCAGCAGCGCGAAGGAGAACGCCACGTCATCGGCCACGACCTGCGTGCCATCGGAGAAGCGGGCGCGGGGGTCGAGGTGGAACGTGACATAGGTCCTGCGGTCATCCGTCTCGACGCTGCGGGCGAGCAGGCCATAGAGCGTGAACGCCTCGTCATTGCCGCGGGTGAGCAGGCTCTCTACCACATGGCTACGGATCTGCTGCACCGCAACGCCGCGGACGATGAACGGATTCAGGCTGTCGAAGGTGCCGAGAAGCCCCCAGACGAGCCGGCCGCCCTTGGGAGCATCCGGATTCACATAGGGCATGTGATCGAAGCCGGCCGGCATGGCCGGCGCGCCGTGCATGGCGATTGCCGCAGTTTCGGCGGCGTTTGCGCCGCAACTGTAGACTGGCTGCAACAGCGCCAGAATCGCGCCGGCCAGCGCCGCGCCGGCGCCCGACATGCGCTGCAGCTTCAGGATCAAGGCGCAAGCAATTGATTCGAAACGGGCCACGAAGGGCTTTTACCACAGCGCCGCGCGCGCTAAACGGCGTCTCCGAGATGGCGTCGCGGCATTGATCTTTCCGTGTACCACGTTATGAAAGCGGTCAATTGAGCAGCGCGGCAACGCCTGTCACTTATCCGCCTCATTTCCTGAGGAGACAGCCGCTTCAACGGCTTGGTGTGGCGCCTTTGGCGGTCTCGGGCGCTGCCGTTCAGAAAGGGTTTTCCGCAATGAATTTCCGTGACTTGGCCTCGTCGGTTGGGCCGCGTGGGCGGCTCGTCGCCCTGCTGGCAGTCACCGCGCTGGCCGTTTCGTTCGCCTCGGAGGTGCAGGCGCAGGCCCAGCCGCCCGCGGCACCCAAGGCGAAGGCTCCGGCTCCGGCCGCTCCCAAGGCTCCCGCTCCGGCCGCGCAGGCGCCGGCCGCTCCTCCCGCCGCCGGCCAGCCTCAGCAGCAGGCGCAGCAGCAGGAAATGCCGCAGCTGATCTATGCGCCCTGGACCAAGTTCTGCCTCAAGGGCCAGGACGCCAATGCCAAGCAGGTCTGCTTCATCGGCAAGGACGGGCGTATCGAATCCGGTCAGCCTGTGGTTGCAGCCGTCATCATCGAGCCGGAAGGCGAGCCGAAGAAGATCCTGCGCGTGACCCTGCCGCTCGGCATGCAGCTGCAGCCCGGCACCCGTATCGTGGTCGACAGCAACCAGGCGCTGCAGAGCCCCTATGTGATCTGCTTCCAGAACGGTTGCATGTCCGACTACGAAGCGACCGCGGACTTCCTCGGCAGCCTCAAGAAGGGCCAGACCCTCTACGTGCAGGCGATCAACTCCAACGGCACCGCGCTGACCCTGCCGCTGCCGCTGCAGGAAGGCAACAGCAGCTTCGCCAAGGCCTATGACGGCCCGCCGACCGATCCGAAGGAGTTCGAGAAGACCCAGCAGAAGCTGCAGGAAGAGCTGCAGAAGCGCGCCGAGGAGCAGCGCAAGAAGCTGGAGCAGACGCAGCCTCCGGCGAAGTAGTAACGCCGCCAGGGTTCGATGCATCGACACGCAAAAGGCGCTCCGGTCGGAGCGCCTTTTTTATTCAGGTCAGGATTTGTTGGTGAACACCGCGCGCGAGGCGCCTCACCTTGCCTCGGGCCAAGTTGCGGCCGAACGCCGGTGGTGCTCAGTTTCGCCGCGATCAGTTCAACAGCGGATTGCGGGGACGATAGCCGCCGGACTTGTCCTTGATGAAGATCTCGGCCACCTGAGAGTGCCGAATGGGCTCGCCCGACTCGTCCGGAACGAGGTTCTGCTCGGACACATAGGCGACGTATTCGGATTCCGCGTTCTCGGCCAGCAGATGGTAGAACGGCTGGTCCTTATGCGGACGAACCTCCTCGGGGATGGAGAGCCACCATTCCTCGGTGTTGTTGAACTCAGGGTCGATGTCGAAGATCACGCCCCGGAACGAGAACACTCGGTGCCGGACGATCTGGCCGATCTGAAACTTGGCAGTTCGCGCTTTGATCATTCTAGTCGAATAGACCAGGATTGAGGCCGATGCTAGTGCCCGGGCGGCGGATTTAATCTGGACACCGCCTGATTCGCGCCCCGCATTCCAAGGCCCCCGACGGGCCTCCGCAAAGACCCATGTTCGACATTCTCAATCTCGCCCTGCCGTATTTCGGCGTCGTTTTCATAGGGTTCGCCTGCGGTAAATGGAAGGGGCTGCCGGAGTCCGGACTGTCCTGGATGAACTTCTTCCTGCTCTACGTGTCGCTGCCTGCCTTGATGTTCAACCTCATCGCACGCACGCCATTCGCGGAACTGAGCAACCCTCCCTTCCTGGTTGCAACGACGCTTGCGACCATGCTCACCTTCACGCTGGCGCTGGTGCTGGGCAAGCTGATCGGCCGGCTGTCGCTGCGCGAGGCGACGATGGCCGGGCTCGCCGGCGGCTACGGCAATATCGGCTATATGGGGCCGGGGCTGGCGCTCGCCGTGCTCGGGCCGAAGGCCGCCGCGCCCACAGCGCTGATCTTCTGCTGCGACAGCATCTTCCTGTTCTCGATCGTGCCGCTGCTGGTGGAGCTCACCGAACGCGACCATGCCTCGTTGGGGCATGCCGTGCGCACCGTGCTGCAGCAGATCCTGCGGAACCCGCTGATCATGGCGACCGCGGCGGGCATCCTCGCGGCGGCATTGCAGCTGCATCCGCCGACCGTGATCGATCGCACCCTGCAGTTCCTGCAGAACGCCGCGGCGCCGACGGCGCTGTTCGCGCTGGGCGTGACGGTGGCGCTTCGCCCGTTCGAGCGGCTGCCTTGGGAGGTGCCGGTGCTCACGGTCGTGAAGCTCGTGATTCACCCGCTGGTATCGTTGGCCCTGATGCTGCTGTTCGGGCCGTTCGCGCAGCCCTGGGCCGCGACCGCGGTGCTGATGGCGGCGCTGCCGCCCGCGCTCAACGTGTTCGTGATCGCGCGCCAGCACGACAGCTGGATCGAGCCGGCGTCATCGGCAGTGCTGATCGGCACCTTCGCTTCCGTCCTGACACTCACGACGGCGATGTGGCTGATCCAGAGCGGCCGGCTGGCGTTCCCGTAGTCCGCTCTCAGCCGGCCTTGCGGGACGTGCGCCAGGACGGCGCCAGACCCTCACGCATCGCCAGCCGCCGCAGCGGCCCGATGCCGCCGATCAGATGCATGCCGACCGCGCGTACCGACTGCATCGGCAGGAGGTCGCTGAGCAGCGAGCGATTGGCGACG
Proteins encoded in this window:
- a CDS encoding class I adenylate-forming enzyme family protein; this encodes MNQANTSPTLDALFQRILARKPDAVALVDPSNKQRVTGRPPMRLTYSEADRVISALAAHFIDAGLPAHSVIAVQLPNTIEFVLTVLAAHRAGLVVAVFPLLWRQSELVAALNRTSARAIVTMSKIDGVIHADLAMNAAAEAFSIRHVCGFGSDLPEGMYSLDQSIAKPSRSTRGIMPDGRKAAIVSFDVTADGFRAVPRTHLSLIAGGLAVSLESDLPQGVNMMSAFLPSSFAGLAASVVTWLLSGGSLALHHPFDADALEQQLAQLGCDTLIVPAQLAFRLDEGELAARLPSLRYVLGMWRAPEQVASSPAWKTHAIELTDVYLFGEAGLFAIRRTSADGSPGPVKPGRQGAPREQPGSSIAGEILVTPKGTLGLRGPMVVVAAYAPPPPPSDSLMPAPPRDFVDTEYAVRLDRVHDTISITAPPAGVMAVGGYRFLAQDLHEWSRRLGQGALLTALPDRLSGHRLAGRAMDNARAREALAELGLNPLMVEAFRDRAGSGG
- a CDS encoding extracellular solute-binding protein, with translation MSGAGAALAGAILALLQPVYSCGANAAETAAIAMHGAPAMPAGFDHMPYVNPDAPKGGRLVWGLLGTFDSLNPFIVRGVAVQQIRSHVVESLLTRGNDEAFTLYGLLARSVETDDRRTYVTFHLDPRARFSDGTQVVADDVAFSFALLRDHGRPNHRQFYGKVAKADVLDPLTIRFDFGGTGDRELPLILGLMPILPKHATDVASFENTTMTAPLGSGPYRVSAVQPGSSVTLTRNPDYWGRDLPVNRGLWNFDEVRLDYYRESNGQFEAFKRGLYDFRVETEPLRWHDGYDFPAARNGEVIRDSSTSGMPQPSQFLVFNTRRPVFADIRVRRALTLLFDFEWINRNYFFGLYRRSGGYFAGSELSAYGRAADATERELLKPFAAQIPTDIMDGSYRLPVTDGSGRDRATLKAALDLLADAGYGLEGTVLRHRATQAPLAFEILVTTRDQERIALAYAGSLKRAGITASIRVVDPVQFDQRRLSFEFDMIQNRWDQSLSPGNEQAFYWGSEAADRTGTRNYMGAKDPAIDAMIAALLRARDRPEFISTVRALDRTLMAGFYAIPVLNAAEEWIARWNRIERPKRTALTGALPESWWQRPEPASK
- a CDS encoding invasion associated locus B family protein, translated to MNFRDLASSVGPRGRLVALLAVTALAVSFASEVQAQAQPPAAPKAKAPAPAAPKAPAPAAQAPAAPPAAGQPQQQAQQQEMPQLIYAPWTKFCLKGQDANAKQVCFIGKDGRIESGQPVVAAVIIEPEGEPKKILRVTLPLGMQLQPGTRIVVDSNQALQSPYVICFQNGCMSDYEATADFLGSLKKGQTLYVQAINSNGTALTLPLPLQEGNSSFAKAYDGPPTDPKEFEKTQQKLQEELQKRAEEQRKKLEQTQPPAK
- the hspQ gene encoding heat shock protein HspQ, with amino-acid sequence MIKARTAKFQIGQIVRHRVFSFRGVIFDIDPEFNNTEEWWLSIPEEVRPHKDQPFYHLLAENAESEYVAYVSEQNLVPDESGEPIRHSQVAEIFIKDKSGGYRPRNPLLN
- a CDS encoding AEC family transporter; translation: MFDILNLALPYFGVVFIGFACGKWKGLPESGLSWMNFFLLYVSLPALMFNLIARTPFAELSNPPFLVATTLATMLTFTLALVLGKLIGRLSLREATMAGLAGGYGNIGYMGPGLALAVLGPKAAAPTALIFCCDSIFLFSIVPLLVELTERDHASLGHAVRTVLQQILRNPLIMATAAGILAAALQLHPPTVIDRTLQFLQNAAAPTALFALGVTVALRPFERLPWEVPVLTVVKLVIHPLVSLALMLLFGPFAQPWAATAVLMAALPPALNVFVIARQHDSWIEPASSAVLIGTFASVLTLTTAMWLIQSGRLAFP